The genomic stretch GGTGAACAGCGCCGCGACGTCGAAGTCGGTCTGCCAGTACGCGAGGGCGACGACGCCGAGGACGATCGCGAGCGAGAGCAGCCCCCGCAGGCGCGCGACGAGCGGGGGAGGGGGTGCGGCCGTCGCCGCGCCGGTGAGCTCAGGACCCACGCAGGTCCTTCTCGCGGTCGATGGGCCGCCCGTAGATGTCCTCGAACGCCTGGTCCGTGGCCTCCTCGGGCGTGCCGTCGAACACGACCTGGCCGTCGCGCATGCCGACGATCCTGTCGGCGTACTCGCGCGCCATGTCGATGAAGTGCAGGTTCACGATCGTCGTGATGCCGTCCTCGCGAGCGATGCGCTTGAGGTCGCTCATCACGGCGTGCGACGTGGGCGGGTCGAGGCTCGCGACGGGTTCGTCGGCGAGCATCACCGACGGACGCTGGGCGAGAGCCCGCGCGATGCCCACGCGCTGCTGCTGGCCGCCCGAGAGGGCGTCGGCCCTCACGTACGCCTTCTCGGGTATCCCCACGCGGGCCAGGCACTCGTGCGCGTAGGCGACGTCGGCGCGGGGGAAGGCGCCGAGGACCCCGCGCCAGGCGGGCACGTCGCCGAGGCGCCCGGCGAGCACGTTCCGCAGCACGCTCGAGCGCTTCACGAGGTTGAACGTCTGGAAGATCATGCCGATGTCGGAGCGCACCTGCCGCAGCCGGCGACCGCGCGCGGCGGTGACGTTCGCGCCGCCCACGTGGACGCTGCCCTGTGAGGGCACCACGAGGTTGTTCACCGTGCGGATCAGGGTCGACTTACCGGCGCCCGAGAGGCCGACCACGACGAGGAACTGGCCGCGCGGTATCGAGAGGGTCACGCCCTTGAGGGCCTTCAGGCCCGTCTTGTACGTGACCTCGACCTCGCGGAACTCGATGTGGGA from Trueperaceae bacterium encodes the following:
- the phnC gene encoding phosphonate ABC transporter ATP-binding protein, translating into MSHIEFREVEVTYKTGLKALKGVTLSIPRGQFLVVVGLSGAGKSTLIRTVNNLVVPSQGSVHVGGANVTAARGRRLRQVRSDIGMIFQTFNLVKRSSVLRNVLAGRLGDVPAWRGVLGAFPRADVAYAHECLARVGIPEKAYVRADALSGGQQQRVGIARALAQRPSVMLADEPVASLDPPTSHAVMSDLKRIAREDGITTIVNLHFIDMAREYADRIVGMRDGQVVFDGTPEEATDQAFEDIYGRPIDREKDLRGS